A region from the Brachyhypopomus gauderio isolate BG-103 unplaced genomic scaffold, BGAUD_0.2 sc50, whole genome shotgun sequence genome encodes:
- the LOC143487820 gene encoding enteropeptidase-like, translating to MGQRRGWSSFEVILSVVVLLLLLACLGLSIVSWQVLNAAEETQGGSTDVTFRGRLVISDGASFTDELRNKSSTGFKALAFDVDLLVSDAYRRSSLSEQFRTCRVTEFSQGSVMVHFDLVFRGAVDSETAQEQLVTSVQSGATGGLGIDTSTIYISDSFTTQMPSTALTTTAAPRPTTVTCPDGQEACGDETTCVLVTQFCDGIPNCPDGLDESDSLCATVCDGQFLLTGASGFFHSKNFPLDYDNNTHCRWIIRANSGLVIKIIFEVFRTQEDVDILYLYEGIGPGKKLEYLLSGSSPGTIWMLSHEVTVEFSSNLIIHDKGFNATYWAEDITHLSNAEKINCTFEEGFCYWRQDHEDDADWLRARGFTLPAMTGPLHDHTLGNESGYYIITPFSPGSWRKAYRIQSLPLASENGSVCLQFWYHMFGVDVWRLTVMIKQESGMTPLFQKEGNYGDNWNYGQITINHTADQMVVFEAQKYGGLRSDIALDDISMRSGPCGEGPPDPTPVPLTTTPPPGPMDCGGPFDLYVTNSTFSTPNYPHYYRNEASCLWTLHAEEGQNIQLHFQDFALEMPYDTVEIRDGEEPHSMLLDVLTGTDPFPDLFSTTSQMTVRFMSDISGTNRGFLANFSAGFHLGQPEPCETDQYQCRSGECVHGSNVCDGTLSCPDGSDEAYCVHLMSVNLTGTRRLRIQVEKILYTACAQSWSQHLSTIFCHYLGYRSGNVSFVPLVEEDAPFTTVNLTGEGALELKPSERCPGEMVVSLHCNNQPCGTRMIAMETGSRSYSAKETEKQETSYYGMDRVVGGEQAQKGAWPWMVSLQWQGRHVCGAAVIDREWLVTAAHCVFGRNNHLQYWEAVLGMHSQYEVDTSERQTRLVDQIIINQHYNRRTKDSDIALIHLETPVNFTDHIQPICLPDPKQQFEPGRKCVITGWGAVSEGGSMSNTLRQAVLPILGSALCQDWMPEYHITERMVCAGYADGGHDSCQADSGGPFMCEEDDHWVLVGVTSFGRGCGRPQRPGVYVNVSQFTDWVVETRRLSSYWDSSVLRLG from the exons ATGGGCCAGAGGCGTGGTTGGTCCTCCTTCGAGGTGATCCTCTCTGTCGTGGTCCTGCTGCTCCTACTTGCGTGTTTGGGACTAAGCATCGTTTCCTGGCAAGTTCTTAATGCAG CTGAGGAGACCCAAGGAGGGTCTACTGACGTGACGTTTCGTGGACGTCTGGTGATCTCAGACGGAGCCTCTTTCACAGACGAGCTCCGAAACAAAAGCAGCACAGGGTTCAAAGCCCTGGCCTTTGACGTCGACCTGCTG GTCAGTGATGCATACAGGCGCAGCTCCCTTAGTGAGCAATTCAGGACGTGCAGGGTGACTGAGTTTAG CCAGGGGAGTGTAATGGTGCACTTTGATCTGGTCTTCCGTGGAGCTGTGGACTCAGAGACAGCACAAGAGCAGCTGGTGACCAGCGTTCAGAGTGGAGCAACAGGGGGACTTGGGATTGATACCAGCACTATTTACATTTCAG ACAGTTTCACCACTCAGATGCcctccacagcactgaccaccacAGCTGCACCAAGGCCCACTACAG TGACGTGCCCAGATGGACAGGAGGCGTGTGGAGATGAAACCACCTGTGTGCTTGTAACCCAGTTCTGTGATGGGATCCCCAACTGTCCTGATGGCCTGGATGAGTCTGACAGCCTCTGTG CAACAGTGTGTGATGGACAGTTCCTCCTGACTGGTGCGTCTGGGTTTTTCCATTCTAAGAACTTCCCCCTGGATTACGacaacaacacacactgccGCTGGATTATTCG TGCTAACAGTGGTCTAGTCATAAAGATCATCTTTGAGGTATTCCGTACCCAGGAAGATGTGGATATCCTGTATCTTTATGAAGGAATCGGTCCTGGGAAAAAATTGGAAT ACTTGCTGTCAGGTTCCTCCCCGGGAACAATATGGATGCTGTCTCATGAGGTGACTGTAGAATTCTCCTCTAACTTAATCATACACGATAAAGGCTTCAATGCAACATACTGGGCAGAGGACATCACCCATCTGTCCA ATGCTGAGAAGATCAACTGCACCTTCGAGGAGGGCTTCTGTTACTGGAGGCAGGACCACGAGGATGATGCTGATTGGTTAAGAGCAAGGGGCTTCACCTTGCCTGCCATGACTGGACCCCTCCATGACCACACCCTGGGAAACGAGTCAG GATATTACATCATAACCCCATTCAGTCCAGGGAGTTGGAGGAAGGCCTATCGCATCCAGAGTCTTCCATTGGCTTCTGAAAATGGATCAGTGTGTCTGCAGTTTTG GTATCACATGTTTGGAGTGGATGTTTGGCGTTTGACAGTAATGATAAAACAAGAGTCAGGAATGACCCCCCTCTTCCAGAAAGAGGGTAACTATGGAGACAACTGGAACTATGGCCAAATAACAATAAACCATACAGCTGATCAAATG gttgttTTTGAAGCACAGAAGTATGGGGGGCTCAGGAGCGACATTGCGCTAGATGACATCAGCATGAGGTCTGGGCCCTGTGGGGAGGGGCCTCCAGACCCAACCCCAGTGCCCCTCACTACTACGCCCCCTCCTGGACCAA TGGACTGTGGAGGTCCCTTTGATCTATATGTAACAAACTCAACGTTCAGCACTCCCAACTACCCACATTACTACAGAAATGAAGCTTCAT GTTTGTGGACTTTACATGCTGAGGAAGGGCAAAATATTCAACTCCATTTTCAAGATTTTGCTTTGGAGATGCCCTATGACACGGTGGAGATCCGAGACGGGGAGGAGCCTCACTCCATGTTGCTAG ATGTCCTGACTGGAACTGATCCCTTTCCTGACCTGTTCTCCACAACGTCTCAGATGACTGTGAGGTTCATGTCCGACATCTCAGGAACAAATCGGGGCTTTCTGGCAAACTTCAGTGCAGGTTTCCATCTGGGCCAGCCAG AGCCTTGTGAGACTGACCAGTACCAGTGCAGGTcaggagagtgtgtgcatgGTTCCAATGTGTGTGATGGAACGCTTAGCTGCCCAGATGGTTCTGATGAAGCCTACTGTG TGCATTTGATGTCCGTAAATCTGACTGGAACTCGGCGCCTAAGAATTCAGGTTGAGAAGATCCTCTACACAGCATGTGCACAGAGCTGGAGTCAACATCTCTCCACCATCTTCTGTCACTATCTGGGCTACAG GTCAGGAAACGTTTCATTTGTGCCACTTGTTGAAGAGGACGCTCCCTTTACTACAGTCAACTTGACAGGAGAGGGCGCTCTCGAGCTAAAACCCAG TGAGAGATGTCCAGGTGAAATGGTCGTATCACTTCACTGCAACAACCAGC CGTGTGGAACACGGATGATCGCCATGGAGACCGGCTCCAGGTCGTATTCagcaaaagaaacagaaaagcaGGAGACGAGCTATTATGGGATGGATCGAGTGGTGGGAGGGGAACAGGCACAGAAGGGGGCGTGGCCATGGATGGTGTCTCTTCAGTGGCAAGGCCGACACGTGTGTGGAGCTGCTGTGATTGACAGAGAGTGGCTGGTGACGGCTGCCCACTGTGTGTTTGG AAGGAACAATCACCTGCAGTACTGGGAAGCTGTGTTGGGTATGCATTCCCAGTATGAGGTGGACACTTCAGAAAGACAAACCCGTCTAGTGGATCAAATCATCATCAACCAGCACTACAACAGGAGGACAAAAGACTCTGACATTGCACTGATTCATTTAGAGACCCCGGTGAACTTCACAG ACCACATACAGCCCATCTGCCTGCCTGACCCCAAGCAACAGTTTGAACCTGGAAGAAAATGTGTGATAACTGGCTGGGGTGCAGTATCTGAAGGAG GCAGTATGTCGAACACACTGCGTCAGGCGGTTTTGCCCATCCTGGGCAGCGCACTGTGTCAGGACTGGATGCCAGAGTACCACATCACCGAGCGCATGGTGTGTGCCGGCTACGCTGACGGAGGCCACGACAGCTGCCAG GCTGATTCTGGAGGTCCATTTATGTGTGAAGAGGATGACCACTGGGTCCTGGTGGGTGTGACATCATTTGGCAGGGGCTGTGGGCGACCCCAGCGCCCGGGGGTGTACGTTAATGTCAGCCAGTTCACAGACTGGGTGGTGGAGACTCGCCGCCTGTCCTCATACTGGGATAGTTCTGTCCTCAGACTGGGATAG